In the genome of Caenorhabditis elegans chromosome IV, the window AATTTATGCATGCTGAAAAACAGGTACCAAAATAAGTACCAATAATGAATCGCCGCTTTTTGAACGCTTCGAAGATATACAATTTGCATTATTCCATTTTCATACGTGACCATTCCCATTGATTCTGGAAGTATTGGTGCAGGATTTGGGAGTTGGGGCTCACTGTAAATTGGGTaaacttttcagttgtttCAATGATTTCTTACTTTCTTATAACTTGATCTGATGAGCTGGAACTTCTGCCAGAATAATATTCAGTTGAGCCTCGCGAATTTGCAGTTTCAAGCGGTTGATCAGTACGTCCAACACCACTGAACTCTCCATAAATGCTGTTAGTTACCGAGCGTTGCTGGTTGATTTGCTCTCTATAGGGAGCCTGATTTTGTACAGTTTGCGGTTGTTCACTTAACCTGAAATTGAAGCTTGATTGCGACGAGTAGTTATGATCAGAGGCGCGCGGCAATTTTTCACCGgcaatttagaaaattcggtcaaattttaaacactttcACGGTTGTTCCAAgtcaaataaaagttattttcaaacaaacacCATAAGTTATACAAATACGCACAACCAGGAACtcaggtaggtaggcagaaGGTAGGCGTCTATGCATAGAAATGATATCTTACTTTCTTGCCGCCGGTACCGGTTGTGGTCTCAGACTATCACACGAAGATCTTCCAGTGTAGGAATGATTTGAAGATGGTTGATGTGCCGACGGCAGGATAGGATAGGCAACAGTTTCAATCAAACGAGTTTGTTTTCtgcaattattttaaaagtggagtagcgtcagtgggaGTTTTGTCTAAATAaacatattccaaaaaattttagattaaaaaaaaatttcagtcaaagttttggcaaattgtcaaatttttgagtatgAGCTTTAAAGGAAATCCAGTGCgatgtcgcatgttccgacccctagaatgttttaaaacgaaaaataaaaaacaatattaaaatatagaaattgtAGGAACAACCTTTTTTCggccgacttccaaaatttttgagtggcaaaaactgagcaattttcattttttttacagtaatggagttattcaagtaatgttgcaacatgtatttaaatgcATTCATGACGTCACAGCtgtataaaaaaaacatgttttttaaaatgtattttaacacagtaatttttctgcactttttaattttccgccactatttgaattaccccataaactaaaaatttccaaaaaaaaagttttactatgattttttgccattttggaACCATAGGAGTGCTTTTTAACAGTGTCTTTTTAAAcaggatgaaaaaaaaaactcacgttGTTCTCTGAATATCTGCAATTCGTTTCCTTTCAAATTCCATCATTTTCAAACGCACTTCCGCAGCATCTCGATTATCAATTACTCCTACTAGTTGAACAGCTTTCATTAGACATTCGCCTGTATTTTTATAATCTAGGTCATTTCTAAACGtggtaaaaattaattattcaacTTCTGATAATAAATGAACTAACACTGcgattaaatatttaaaaaatgcgacTTTAGTGTTTTTTGCTTTAAACTGTGAACAATTGACGGGACCATACCAATCGGCGTATCCAATATTCCGATCATAAGTGAGATGACTTGGATCCGAACTGAATCCAATCCAACTTTTAAACATGACAACATCGGTTTTTTCCTTTGGCAATATGACACAATCTTCCGGAGCCGGCGGTTCGATAACTATGGTTCCGCACTCAGGACTTATGAAGCAGACACCgtcaatttgaacaattttcagattttcgacAGCCAGAAATTGGCCAATTTGTGGCCTGAAACTTTATTGTAACACTCCAATAAcgtttagatttttcgaaaatttcaataaaaatttggtattttccacatttttggcacattttatgcacatttttgcacattttttgcacattttttccacattttttgcacattttttccacattttttgcaaatttttaaacgcTCCATATATCTAAAGttaaagtttttggcaatCGGCAACCACCTGCCGATTGCCACACAAGTTTTTTAGGGTTCAAAGTTGTAAGTTAAACTTTCaccaaattattgaaaaatgagtcaCCGGTTTCGAGCGTCGAACTCTGATGCACCAAGCACCTCACTCAACGCGCAATCAgcaaatttttctctcaaaaaattggctaGGCAGGaaagtaggtaggcaggcaggcaggcaggcaggaaAGAACATGAAATAAAACTTACTGTACACTTTCCACAAGGTTTGCGTGAAGAAGTTCATGGGTTTCACGGTTCAAACAAATAGCTTCCCGATTCAATATATCATATTTCAAGACAAGAAGCCTCGTTTCCATGttttaggctgaaaatttgaggaacTTTTGAActggaaacattgaaaaattgaattgctaTTGGTAAAAGTAACTTTGAAAAAGAGGCAAACAAATAATGAAATGCTTGGTTTTATTTAAACATAGTGATAAAGtttgaacgaaaaaatcaCTGATAAGGCAAGCCAGCGCTCTCGTATCACTTCGAATTACTTCCATTGTGCctcattgcaaaaaaaattcaaatgatttgaaaatgaaagagCCCGAAACCGAAGAAATTGTATCtcttgatttttataattttttcacggaactttttgtgcattttttgctCAGCAAGTGGATGTAgattgcacaattttttgatcttgcattaaaaaaaaatgtaatgtcTTTATTctatatatttactctaatgttctgccattATGAGTAAATataaaactcttcagcatagtcaaaaataccagaaaatgacaatcaaagtataatagcttgtacggaagtatttttttaaaaattgataaaaataaataaaagctgattttttcaaaaattcaaaagtatgggaaaatcatatggagtcattcttttttatttcataaaactcttcagcatagtcaaaaataccagaaaatgccaatcaaagtataatagcttgtacggaagtatttttttaaaaattgataaaaatatataaaagctgattttttctaaaattcaaaagtatgggaaaatcatatggagtcattcttttttatttcataaaactcttcagcatagtcaaaaataccagaaaatgccaatcaaagtataatagcttgtacggaagtatttttttaaaaattgataaaaatatataaaagctgatttttttcaaaaattcaaaagtatgggaaaatcatatggagtcattcttttttatttcataaaactcttcagcatagtcaaaaataccagaaaatgccaatcaaagtataatagcttgtacggaagtatttttttaaaaattgataaaaatatataaaagctgatttttttcaaaaattcaaaagtatgggaaaatcatatggagtcattcttttttatttcataaaactcttcagcatagtcaaaaataccagaaaatgccaatcaaagtataatagcttgtacggaagtatttttttaaaaattgataaaaatatataaaagctgattctttcaaaaattcaaaagtatggcaAAATCATATGCCAATtaatttactctaatgttctgccaaaaaatttactctaatgttctgccaaataatttactctaatgttctgccaaataatttactctaatgttctgcgaGCGGTTTTAGAGCGCTTTTGGAGCGCTTTTGAAGCGGGTTTGGTGCGGTTTTTACGTATTCAGAATTTGCTGTGGTTCTAGATAATCTGATGGCAATCTTTGTGATTATTGTTAAATATTTAACtttatttataattaaattgCAGTCCAAAAACGGGTTCAAATAAGAAAAGattgccaacatttttttttaattttttcaacttgaaaaatcgacGGTCAATAGTTGCGGACAATACtctgaaaaaaccaaacatttttttatttataaaacttcCATAGGCTTACTTCAACAACATATTCCTTGTTATATTGTC includes:
- the F52G2.3 gene encoding RSD-2 N-terminal domain-containing protein (Confirmed by transcript evidence), with protein sequence METRLLVLKYDILNREAICLNRETHELLHANLVESVQPQIGQFLAVENLKIVQIDGVCFISPECGTIVIEPPAPEDCVILPKEKTDVVMFKSWIGFSSDPSHLTYDRNIGYADWYGPVNCSQFKAKNTKVAFFKYLIAVNDLDYKNTGECLMKAVQLVGVIDNRDAAEVRLKMMEFERKRIADIQRTTKQTRLIETVAYPILPSAHQPSSNHSYTGRSSCDSLRPQPVPAARKLSEQPQTVQNQAPYREQINQQRSVTNSIYGEFSGVGRTDQPLETANSRGSTEYYSGRSSSSSDQVIRNEPQLPNPAPILPESMGMVTYENGIMQIVYLRSVQKAAIHYWSKHQITTSLGSVFNCSFKPIPVQATTHWAPFEITAINNVNNEKNEVKTVGKECFALFKVDLSRPEGKFSKWTTIGGNPIFSCEIVGYVMLAHSVLGPQQNQLSILNVAQNYYNRKVAENICCFCRFVRRQVPRMMVDSHWISEDEEVEVFIWELVEIVGASELYRKRQEQLEIGNLGDTADNVKRHNDDIEMQKKRAQQEHFAQQQRPAGSSNSYQTENAQQHSMSNNMQYYHSQAPPVSSRSSISLGETAEFKNKLERTNDMMESLCDAIKKFLDNRQLKETLRGYNPRRLQALEEKLKECSEHLENN